One Cryptomeria japonica chromosome 9, Sugi_1.0, whole genome shotgun sequence genomic window carries:
- the LOC131054157 gene encoding histone H2A, with protein sequence MESGGAKAGKGGRKGGAKKKSVSKSVKAGLQFPVGRVSRYLKKGRYAKRVGSGAPIYIAAVMEYLAAEVLELAGNAARDNKKNRIIPRHILLAVRNDEELGKLLGGVTIAHGGVLPNIHQVLLPKKTTASSDKEPKSPKKAKA encoded by the coding sequence ATGGAGTCAGGAGGTGCCAAGGCTGGAAAGGGAGGAAGAAAGGGCGGAGCAAAGAAGAAGAGCGTCTCCAAATCAGTGAAGGCAGGCCTCCAATTTCCTGTAGGCAGAGTGTCCAGATATCTCAAAAAGGGCAGATATGCTAAAAGAGTTGGATCTGGTGCCCCCATTTACATCGCGGCTGTAATGGAGTATTTGGCGGCAGAGGTGCTGGAGCTCGCTGGTAATGCTGCGAGGGACAACAAGAAGAACAGAATCATTCCCAGGCATATCCTTCTTGCTGTCAGGAATGACGAGGAATTGGGGAAATTGCTCGGCGGAGTCACCATTGCTCATGGCGGTGTTTTGCCCAACATACACCAGGTGCTTTTGCCCAAGAAGACTACAGCTTCTTCAGACAAGGAGCCCAAGTCTCCCAAGAAGGCAAAGGCTTAG